A genomic segment from Bradyrhizobium diazoefficiens USDA 110 encodes:
- a CDS encoding LacI family DNA-binding transcriptional regulator — protein MRLTSANSANKSAKQGIRAVAARAGVSTASVSRALNNPDAVSPSLRARIEQAIDALGYIPHAPARILSSRRSRTLGAIVPTIDNTMFARGIASLQQYLSSVGYMLFLTTSGYDLDIELQQARNLISRGVDGLVLRGDCHHDALRKLLADNEVPFINVGIYQPDRPYPCVGTDNEAAAHRAAAHVIELGHRRIGIVSALQRNNDRASARVAGFRRALAENGLELPSQWHVEVPYTLDDAREAARYLLNLKDRPTAVVCGNDVIAYGVLLEAERDGFSVPRDLSVVGFDDLDWSRHLRPSLTTIHVPTGETWQRAGEYLVRSLAGEQTIMHREIDFSLVVRESTAAPPKSLK, from the coding sequence ATGAGACTGACCAGCGCCAACTCCGCGAACAAGTCTGCGAAACAGGGCATCCGCGCCGTGGCGGCCCGCGCCGGCGTTTCGACGGCGTCGGTCTCGCGCGCCCTCAACAATCCCGATGCGGTCAGCCCGTCCTTGCGCGCCCGCATCGAGCAGGCCATCGACGCGCTCGGTTACATCCCGCATGCGCCGGCGCGCATCCTGTCGTCGCGACGTTCACGTACGCTCGGCGCAATCGTTCCGACGATCGACAACACGATGTTCGCCCGCGGCATCGCCTCGCTGCAGCAATATCTGTCCTCGGTCGGGTACATGCTGTTCCTCACGACAAGCGGCTATGATCTCGACATAGAGCTGCAGCAGGCGCGCAACCTGATCAGCCGCGGCGTCGATGGCCTCGTGCTGCGCGGCGACTGCCATCACGACGCATTGCGCAAGCTGCTGGCGGACAATGAGGTGCCCTTCATCAATGTCGGCATCTACCAGCCCGACCGGCCTTATCCTTGCGTCGGCACCGACAATGAGGCCGCTGCCCATCGCGCCGCCGCGCATGTCATCGAGCTCGGCCATCGCCGCATCGGCATCGTCTCGGCGCTCCAGCGCAACAACGACCGCGCAAGCGCGCGCGTCGCCGGCTTTCGGCGCGCGCTCGCCGAGAACGGGCTCGAGCTGCCATCGCAATGGCATGTCGAGGTGCCCTATACGCTGGACGACGCGCGCGAGGCCGCGCGCTATCTCCTCAACCTCAAGGACCGCCCCACGGCCGTTGTGTGCGGCAACGACGTCATCGCATATGGCGTGCTGCTGGAGGCGGAGCGCGACGGCTTCTCGGTGCCGCGCGACCTGTCGGTGGTCGGCTTCGACGACCTCGACTGGAGCCGGCATCTGCGGCCGAGCCTGACCACGATCCACGTTCCGACCGGCGAGACCTGGCAGCGCGCCGGCGAATATCTGGTGCGCAGTCTGGCTGGCGAGCAGACCATCATGCATCGCGAGATCGATTTCTCGCTGGTGGTGCGCGAATCCACCGCTGCGCCTCCGAAGTCCTTGAAGTGA
- a CDS encoding SDR family NAD(P)-dependent oxidoreductase: MKSNFSLALGFHAIVIGGAGDIGAAISNQFCDLGATVTATGANEADLARTLLKPRAGLALATLDVTDDAAVTSFAGKYQRVDALINCGGILARDKEFEIETFMKVLDVNLTGTFRTCMAFQPRLAETKGSIVNIASMNATLALPRIPAYCASKGGVVMLTKALALKWAEQGIRVNSVAPGYVETAINAGGRADRAHYQRIADRTAFKRWGQPEDIAGAVAFLCMPASQYATGTVVVVDGGFLAG; encoded by the coding sequence ATGAAATCGAACTTTTCCCTCGCGCTCGGCTTCCATGCCATCGTGATTGGCGGCGCCGGGGACATTGGTGCAGCAATCAGCAACCAGTTTTGCGACCTCGGCGCGACGGTAACGGCCACGGGCGCCAATGAGGCGGATCTCGCCCGCACTCTCCTCAAGCCGCGCGCGGGCCTGGCGCTCGCGACGCTCGACGTGACCGATGATGCTGCCGTCACGTCGTTCGCGGGGAAGTACCAGCGCGTCGACGCCCTGATCAACTGCGGAGGGATCCTCGCGCGCGACAAGGAATTCGAAATCGAGACCTTCATGAAGGTGCTCGACGTCAATCTCACCGGCACGTTCCGGACCTGCATGGCGTTTCAGCCGCGGCTCGCGGAGACGAAGGGCTCGATCGTCAACATCGCCTCGATGAACGCGACGCTGGCGCTGCCGCGGATTCCCGCCTACTGCGCCAGCAAGGGCGGCGTCGTGATGCTGACTAAGGCGCTGGCCTTGAAATGGGCCGAGCAAGGCATCCGCGTCAACTCGGTGGCGCCCGGCTATGTCGAGACCGCGATCAACGCCGGCGGCCGCGCCGATCGCGCACATTATCAGCGCATTGCCGACCGCACCGCGTTCAAGCGCTGGGGACAGCCGGAAGACATCGCGGGCGCCGTCGCCTTCCTATGCATGCCAGCCTCGCAATATGCGACCGGCACCGTTGTCGTCGTGGATGGCGGGTTTCTTGCGGGATGA
- a CDS encoding SDR family oxidoreductase, producing MFAGRFQGRTAIVTGAASGIGRGVADRLRAEGAVVSLWDSNEEALLRRTDELGGTDIQVVNIASEQAVDLAMTRSVAALGGRLDILIAGAGISGPNRTTKDYSGDDWRRVIDINLNGTFYCNRAAVREMAQTGYGRIVNIASVAGKEGNPNASAYSASKAAVIGLTKSLGKELASTDVRINCVTPAAIRTPIFDQMAPEHIDFMLSKIPIGRFGRVEEVTALVLWLASDECSFSTGAAFDLSGGRATY from the coding sequence ATGTTCGCGGGAAGGTTCCAAGGTCGGACCGCCATCGTGACCGGCGCTGCGTCAGGGATTGGACGCGGCGTCGCGGATCGCTTGCGGGCCGAGGGCGCGGTCGTGTCGCTGTGGGACTCTAACGAAGAGGCCTTGTTGCGGAGGACCGATGAACTCGGCGGTACGGACATTCAGGTGGTTAATATTGCCAGCGAGCAGGCCGTGGACTTGGCCATGACGCGAAGCGTGGCCGCGCTCGGGGGACGCCTGGATATCTTGATCGCCGGTGCGGGTATCAGCGGGCCAAATCGTACGACCAAAGACTATTCGGGAGACGATTGGCGGCGCGTGATCGATATCAATCTCAATGGCACCTTCTACTGCAATCGCGCTGCTGTCCGGGAAATGGCGCAAACGGGCTATGGCCGGATCGTAAATATTGCCTCGGTTGCAGGGAAGGAAGGCAATCCCAACGCATCGGCTTACAGTGCGTCCAAGGCTGCCGTCATCGGACTTACCAAATCTCTCGGAAAGGAGTTGGCCAGCACCGATGTGCGCATCAATTGCGTCACGCCAGCGGCCATTCGCACCCCGATATTCGACCAGATGGCGCCCGAGCATATCGATTTTATGCTTTCGAAGATTCCAATCGGAAGATTCGGACGTGTAGAGGAGGTGACTGCACTCGTACTTTGGCTGGCGAGCGACGAATGCTCGTTCAGCACCGGGGCTGCGTTCGACTTGTCGGGAGGTCGGGCCACGTATTAG
- a CDS encoding fumarylacetoacetate hydrolase family protein: MRLVRFGQPGEEKPGIIDAEGRVRDLSAVIPDMAPRHLSPDALRDLARVPVSSLPVVAGTPRFGVPVSGVGKFVAIGLNYADHAAEAGLPLPSEPIVFQKAITSLSGPNDAVVLPRGSLKGDWEVELGIVIGSRASYVEPVEALQYVAGYCVVNDVSEREYQMERGGTWDKGKGCDTFGPVGPWLVTTDEVPDPGRLDIWLELNGRRMQQGNTRTMVFGCAGIVSYVSQFMTLMPGDIIATGTPPGVGMGMKPDPIYLKVGDIMTLGIQGLGTQRQEVTAWSPSKVTP; encoded by the coding sequence TTGAGGCTTGTTCGTTTTGGTCAGCCAGGTGAGGAGAAGCCGGGAATAATCGATGCAGAGGGAAGGGTGCGGGACCTGTCCGCCGTCATTCCCGATATGGCGCCTCGGCATCTCTCGCCTGATGCTTTGCGGGATCTGGCTCGCGTGCCCGTCTCGTCGCTTCCGGTCGTCGCGGGCACTCCTCGCTTTGGGGTGCCGGTCTCAGGCGTCGGAAAATTTGTCGCGATCGGACTAAACTACGCCGATCACGCGGCCGAAGCGGGTCTTCCGCTGCCGTCGGAGCCCATTGTTTTTCAGAAAGCCATTACGTCGTTGAGCGGCCCGAACGATGCCGTGGTGCTGCCAAGGGGATCGTTGAAAGGGGATTGGGAAGTCGAGCTCGGAATCGTGATCGGGAGTCGCGCTTCGTACGTCGAGCCGGTCGAGGCGCTCCAGTACGTCGCCGGCTATTGCGTCGTGAACGACGTGAGCGAACGCGAATACCAGATGGAACGCGGAGGGACCTGGGACAAGGGAAAGGGCTGCGATACCTTCGGTCCCGTCGGGCCCTGGCTCGTCACGACGGATGAGGTCCCGGATCCGGGGAGGCTCGATATCTGGCTCGAGTTGAATGGCCGGCGAATGCAGCAGGGAAACACGCGAACAATGGTCTTCGGCTGCGCCGGGATCGTCAGCTACGTAAGTCAATTCATGACGCTGATGCCCGGCGATATCATCGCGACGGGGACGCCTCCCGGCGTGGGCATGGGCATGAAGCCGGATCCTATCTACCTCAAGGTCGGCGACATCATGACGCTCGGCATTCAGGGACTCGGAACGCAGCGTCAGGAGGTGACGGCCTGGTCGCCTTCGAAGGTGACCCCTTGA
- a CDS encoding MBL fold metallo-hydrolase, which yields MKNLPSEQVAGVYHRKLGDVLVTGLSDGYVDLGYGIFRNMQEPEIKDVLLREHRISPPRISVNAFALRFGGRTYLIDCGSADIMGPTCGRLPANLAAAGIDPAAVDGVLLTHIHPDHSNGLTDATSGTRLFPNAEVIVHENEIDHWFDDEEMERAPERQRRRYFEAGRIQLKPYMAADRVRTFKSGSVLPGVTAIPISGHTPGHTAYVISSGDQSMIVWGDTVHVPEIQVAAPHVTMQFDVDPEAAAKARQMIFDMVVTDDLLIGGMHLHFPGFGYMRREGGKYAVAAEQWAFEI from the coding sequence ATGAAGAATTTGCCGTCTGAGCAGGTGGCTGGCGTCTATCACCGGAAACTCGGCGACGTTCTGGTCACCGGCTTGAGTGATGGCTACGTCGACTTGGGATATGGGATCTTTCGGAACATGCAGGAACCGGAGATCAAGGACGTGCTTTTGAGGGAGCACCGGATCTCGCCGCCTCGCATTTCGGTAAACGCCTTCGCCCTGCGTTTTGGGGGCCGCACGTACCTCATCGATTGCGGCTCGGCAGACATCATGGGCCCCACCTGCGGTCGCTTGCCGGCCAATCTCGCCGCGGCGGGCATCGACCCGGCAGCGGTCGATGGCGTTCTGCTCACGCATATACATCCGGATCACTCCAACGGCTTGACCGATGCAACCAGCGGCACGCGGCTATTTCCCAATGCCGAGGTGATCGTCCATGAGAACGAGATCGATCATTGGTTCGACGACGAGGAGATGGAGAGGGCGCCGGAGCGTCAGCGCCGCCGCTACTTCGAGGCCGGCCGGATCCAATTGAAACCATACATGGCCGCCGACCGCGTTCGCACCTTCAAGAGCGGAAGTGTCCTGCCGGGAGTGACGGCCATCCCGATCTCCGGACACACGCCGGGGCACACGGCCTATGTCATCTCCTCCGGTGACCAATCGATGATTGTCTGGGGAGACACTGTGCACGTGCCTGAAATCCAGGTGGCGGCTCCGCACGTGACGATGCAGTTCGACGTCGATCCGGAAGCGGCAGCCAAGGCGCGCCAAATGATCTTCGACATGGTCGTAACCGATGACCTCTTGATCGGGGGCATGCATCTCCATTTTCCCGGCTTCGGCTACATGCGCCGAGAAGGCGGAAAATATGCCGTGGCGGCCGAACAATGGGCGTTCGAGATCTGA
- a CDS encoding MmgE/PrpD family protein — MLAITRQTASFVASLKASDPPQACRDAARTGITDCVGVMIAGAAEEAVRIVSAMSTSSTQNDGAPEIPSGRNLTASDAALVNGVAAHVLDYDDVALAGHPSAVLVPAILAEGWSRGASGPDMVTAYVGGYELWAQLAALEPGQLHERGFHPTAVMGAVATAAACANIRRLDSEKTAHAIAIAASLASGLVANFGTMTKSLHAGRTAQSGVIAARLAEQGFTGSLDVLEHRTGFLRAHSPSGQPRIENGTIDIGANWRLAHLGVNVKRYPTCYATHRSIDAMLGLVGKHGLKPERVGEIRVHTGITQKLMLRNSNPRTGLEAKFSMEFAMAAALIAGRVGLAELSDAFVCRDDVKDIIAKVRCSTTTEVMEGDQPFAPADQVSIELTSGEILTCEPVAYAKGSWQEPLTRGELQDKFLDCATRVFDRNQATILFDQLWDIERLGSIRELRLTAIGPTHDEASRRL; from the coding sequence ATGCTTGCAATCACCCGCCAAACGGCGAGCTTCGTGGCAAGCCTGAAGGCATCCGATCCGCCCCAGGCGTGCCGGGACGCTGCGCGCACCGGGATCACCGATTGCGTCGGAGTGATGATCGCCGGTGCCGCCGAGGAGGCGGTTCGAATCGTCTCCGCGATGTCGACGTCTTCCACGCAGAACGACGGAGCGCCGGAAATACCCTCCGGGCGCAATCTGACTGCTTCGGATGCGGCGCTGGTCAACGGTGTCGCTGCTCACGTGCTCGACTATGACGACGTGGCGCTTGCGGGCCACCCGAGCGCGGTGCTCGTGCCGGCTATCCTGGCTGAGGGCTGGTCGCGCGGGGCGAGCGGACCCGACATGGTGACGGCCTATGTCGGGGGCTACGAGCTATGGGCGCAACTCGCCGCGCTGGAGCCTGGGCAGTTGCACGAGCGAGGCTTCCATCCGACCGCGGTGATGGGCGCGGTCGCAACTGCCGCCGCCTGCGCCAATATCCGCCGTCTCGACTCCGAAAAGACCGCTCACGCCATTGCAATTGCCGCATCGCTCGCCTCAGGCCTCGTCGCGAATTTCGGCACCATGACGAAGTCTCTCCATGCAGGACGGACGGCGCAATCGGGTGTCATCGCCGCCCGATTGGCGGAGCAGGGCTTTACGGGCTCGCTCGACGTGCTCGAACACCGAACAGGCTTTTTGCGCGCGCACTCGCCATCGGGACAGCCGCGGATCGAGAACGGGACGATCGATATCGGTGCCAACTGGCGTTTGGCGCATCTCGGCGTCAATGTGAAACGCTATCCAACTTGCTATGCCACCCACCGTTCGATCGATGCCATGCTTGGTTTGGTCGGCAAGCATGGGCTGAAGCCGGAGCGGGTTGGGGAAATCCGGGTTCATACTGGCATCACCCAAAAGCTGATGCTGCGAAACAGCAACCCACGAACCGGCCTCGAAGCGAAGTTCAGCATGGAATTCGCGATGGCAGCAGCCCTGATCGCCGGAAGGGTGGGCCTTGCCGAGCTAAGCGATGCGTTCGTTTGCCGGGACGATGTCAAGGACATCATCGCGAAGGTCAGATGCTCGACCACGACCGAAGTGATGGAAGGTGATCAGCCGTTCGCGCCGGCCGATCAGGTCAGTATCGAACTGACGTCGGGCGAAATTCTGACTTGCGAACCCGTCGCCTATGCCAAGGGAAGTTGGCAAGAGCCCCTGACGCGAGGGGAGCTGCAGGACAAGTTTCTGGATTGCGCGACGCGCGTCTTCGACCGGAACCAGGCAACCATCCTGTTCGATCAGCTCTGGGATATCGAGCGGTTGGGCTCGATCCGCGAGTTGCGGCTGACGGCGATCGGACCGACGCATGATGAAGCGTCGCGTCGCCTGTAG
- a CDS encoding acyl-CoA dehydrogenase family protein, whose translation MNDHEPAVAADAEVSVALGEDFPELRATVRKICAKFPGEYWRALEDRSGYPTEFVEALTEAGFLGALIPEEYGGSGLPLRAAAVILEEINANGCAASPAHAQMYIMGTLLRHGSERQKRAYLPDIAEGKLRLQAFGVTEPNTGSDTTQLKTRAERRGDIYVVNGQKIWTSRALHSDLMLLLARTTPLDQVKKRTDGLSVFVVDLREAKGHGLEIRPIKAMINHNTTEVFIENLRVPAENLIGEEGHGFRYILDGMNAERILVASECVGDGRWLLNKGVAYARERSVFGRPIGQNQGIQFPLARAYAELEAADMMCRRAAALFQAGRPCGSDANIAKLLASEATWKAADTAFQTHGGFAFAQEYDVERKWREVRLYQTAPISTNMILAFVAQHVLGLPRSY comes from the coding sequence ATGAACGATCACGAGCCGGCCGTTGCGGCCGATGCCGAGGTCAGCGTCGCCCTCGGGGAGGACTTTCCGGAGCTGCGCGCCACGGTTCGGAAGATATGCGCGAAGTTTCCGGGAGAATACTGGCGTGCTCTCGAAGATCGTAGCGGCTATCCGACTGAATTTGTCGAAGCCCTGACGGAGGCGGGTTTTCTCGGCGCATTGATTCCCGAGGAATACGGCGGCTCGGGCCTGCCTTTGCGCGCGGCTGCGGTGATCCTCGAGGAGATCAACGCGAATGGTTGCGCGGCAAGTCCCGCGCATGCGCAGATGTACATCATGGGTACGCTGCTTCGTCACGGCAGCGAGAGGCAGAAGCGGGCATACTTGCCGGACATCGCGGAAGGAAAGCTCCGCCTGCAGGCCTTTGGCGTGACCGAGCCGAACACGGGCTCCGACACGACCCAGCTCAAGACCCGCGCGGAACGACGAGGCGACATCTATGTCGTCAACGGACAGAAGATCTGGACGTCGCGGGCGTTGCACTCCGATCTCATGCTGCTTCTGGCACGCACCACGCCCCTGGACCAGGTGAAGAAGCGAACGGATGGGCTCTCGGTCTTTGTCGTCGACCTGCGCGAAGCCAAGGGCCATGGACTCGAAATCCGTCCCATCAAGGCGATGATCAATCACAACACGACCGAAGTGTTCATCGAGAATCTCCGTGTGCCGGCCGAGAATCTGATCGGAGAGGAGGGCCACGGCTTCCGCTACATTCTCGACGGGATGAACGCCGAGCGCATTCTGGTCGCGTCCGAATGCGTCGGAGATGGCCGCTGGCTTCTCAACAAGGGCGTCGCCTACGCGCGCGAGAGAAGTGTCTTTGGCCGCCCCATCGGTCAGAACCAGGGAATCCAGTTTCCGTTGGCGCGGGCCTACGCGGAGCTTGAGGCCGCCGACATGATGTGTCGTCGAGCCGCGGCGCTGTTTCAGGCCGGGCGGCCCTGCGGATCGGATGCGAACATCGCGAAGCTGCTGGCCTCGGAGGCGACCTGGAAGGCGGCGGACACGGCATTCCAGACCCACGGCGGTTTTGCTTTCGCCCAGGAATACGACGTCGAGCGAAAGTGGCGGGAGGTGCGCCTTTATCAGACGGCGCCGATCTCGACCAATATGATTCTCGCCTTTGTCGCGCAGCATGTGCTGGGTCTTCCACGATCGTACTGA
- a CDS encoding hydroxymethylglutaryl-CoA lyase, giving the protein MREKAHVREVGPRDGLQMVGTILPTERKLAWCRRVVAAGIHEIEVTSFVPPKLIPQFGDAEEVARGAMAIAGCRPSALVPNLRGAERAFALGVPQVNYVLSASEQHNLANVRRTTEQSLEDFARIVAARDQRVGAPIALGAGIATAFGCTISGAVSNSRVVEIAGRLAEMGADEITIADTVGYGHPRQVQALMKEVIAAVGQVPVACHFHDTRGLGLANVAAALDAGVRAFDASVAGLGGCPFAPGATGNIDTEDTVFLLEQLGFDTGADVEALVAFRREVETWLPGERFSGAIARAGLPKTYHAHTTAAV; this is encoded by the coding sequence ATGCGCGAAAAAGCCCATGTCCGCGAGGTAGGGCCCAGGGATGGGCTCCAGATGGTCGGGACGATCCTGCCGACTGAGCGCAAGCTCGCTTGGTGTCGACGCGTGGTCGCAGCCGGTATCCATGAAATCGAGGTGACCTCGTTTGTTCCGCCAAAGCTCATTCCGCAGTTTGGCGACGCGGAGGAGGTCGCACGCGGCGCGATGGCCATTGCCGGATGCCGGCCGTCGGCCCTCGTGCCGAACCTCCGCGGCGCAGAACGGGCCTTCGCTCTTGGCGTCCCGCAGGTGAACTATGTGCTCTCCGCGAGCGAGCAGCACAATCTGGCGAACGTACGTCGCACCACGGAACAATCGCTTGAGGACTTTGCCCGCATCGTTGCGGCGCGCGATCAGCGCGTCGGAGCGCCTATCGCGCTGGGCGCCGGAATCGCAACGGCATTCGGCTGTACGATCTCCGGCGCCGTGTCGAACTCGCGGGTCGTGGAAATCGCGGGCCGGCTCGCCGAGATGGGAGCCGATGAGATCACCATCGCCGACACGGTCGGCTACGGCCATCCGCGCCAGGTCCAAGCCCTCATGAAGGAGGTGATCGCCGCGGTGGGGCAGGTCCCGGTCGCCTGTCATTTCCACGACACCCGCGGGTTGGGGCTGGCAAACGTTGCCGCAGCGCTCGACGCCGGGGTGCGGGCCTTCGACGCTTCTGTTGCCGGACTTGGCGGTTGCCCGTTCGCACCCGGTGCGACCGGCAACATCGATACGGAGGACACCGTCTTTCTTTTGGAGCAGCTCGGATTCGATACTGGTGCCGACGTCGAAGCACTCGTCGCCTTTCGTCGCGAAGTCGAAACCTGGCTGCCGGGTGAACGCTTTTCCGGAGCCATCGCGCGAGCGGGGCTGCCCAAGACCTATCACGCTCACACGACTGCTGCCGTTTGA
- a CDS encoding enoyl-CoA hydratase/isomerase family protein has translation MARAREPARKLRDWVSTTQSSGHKRARRRSMRSDYETIATERRDNHVLLVTLNRPEASNAMNTQMGLDLMELFEGLSVDLEQLRAVVLTGSGTKAFCAGGDLKQRNGMTDEAWQAQHLVFERMLRAIIGCPIPVVAAVNGAAYGGGCEIAAAVDFVYASRNARFALTEVTLGIMPGAGGTQNLPRAVGERRAKELILSGLPFTAEEAERWGLVNRVLEQDQLLDATLAIADRIAGNGPLSVRQAKQSIHRGLQMSLADGLAFEIEAYNRLVPTADRREGVLAFNERRKPTFQGK, from the coding sequence ATGGCGCGCGCCCGCGAGCCCGCACGCAAGCTCCGAGACTGGGTGAGCACAACGCAATCCTCCGGACACAAGCGAGCAAGGAGGCGGTCAATGCGAAGTGATTACGAGACGATAGCCACGGAGCGGCGTGACAATCACGTCCTGCTTGTCACGTTGAACCGGCCCGAGGCCTCGAATGCGATGAATACGCAGATGGGCCTCGATTTGATGGAGCTCTTCGAAGGGCTCTCCGTGGATCTGGAGCAGCTTCGCGCCGTGGTCCTGACCGGAAGCGGCACGAAGGCGTTTTGCGCAGGCGGCGATCTGAAACAGCGCAACGGAATGACCGACGAGGCATGGCAGGCCCAGCACCTTGTCTTCGAGCGCATGCTCCGCGCCATCATTGGCTGTCCAATCCCGGTGGTCGCCGCGGTGAACGGCGCGGCCTACGGCGGCGGGTGCGAAATCGCCGCGGCGGTCGACTTCGTCTACGCATCGCGAAACGCGCGGTTTGCCCTGACTGAGGTGACGCTCGGAATCATGCCGGGAGCCGGCGGCACGCAGAATTTGCCCCGCGCCGTCGGCGAGCGCCGGGCCAAGGAGCTCATCCTTTCCGGTTTGCCGTTCACGGCTGAGGAAGCGGAGCGTTGGGGCCTTGTGAACAGGGTGCTGGAGCAAGATCAGTTGCTCGATGCGACGCTCGCGATCGCCGATCGCATCGCCGGCAATGGTCCGCTCTCAGTGCGCCAGGCCAAGCAGTCCATCCATCGCGGCCTTCAGATGTCGTTGGCCGACGGCCTCGCCTTCGAGATCGAAGCATACAACCGTCTTGTGCCGACGGCGGATCGCCGCGAGGGCGTGCTTGCATTCAACGAGCGCCGCAAGCCGACCTTCCAAGGCAAGTAA
- a CDS encoding CaiB/BaiF CoA transferase family protein yields the protein MAKIDSPLEGITVVELGHSVAAPYAGLILADLGARVIKVENPRSGDYARGWGPPFWRDTASLFHALNRGKEGVTVDFGDAQDCARLKSLIVEQADAVIQNLRPGILDKFGLTAETLRAEKPELIWCDIGAFGAKGPLANKPGYDPLAQATTGIMSVTGEGDRPPVRVGVSLVDMGSGMWAIIGLLAGLIARMNGREGRTVSTSLYETGLAWMTGPLAGFAASGEVRKPHGSGAAEIVPYQAFQASDGWLMIAAGNDNLFRKLCGALGLEALSVDPAFVTNAARVANRDRLIPQIEVAALRYSAEALGKLLDEAGVPNAPLLSVDQVAMHPQTSALEMTVRCVGDEIDLVGIPLAFDGARPRARTQAPRLGEHNAILRTQASKEAVNAK from the coding sequence ATGGCGAAGATCGACAGCCCTCTCGAAGGCATCACGGTCGTCGAACTTGGGCACAGCGTGGCGGCTCCCTATGCAGGGCTGATATTGGCCGATCTGGGCGCCCGCGTCATCAAGGTCGAAAATCCCCGCAGCGGCGACTACGCGAGAGGTTGGGGGCCGCCATTCTGGCGTGATACGGCGAGCCTCTTTCACGCTCTCAACCGGGGAAAGGAAGGCGTGACCGTCGATTTCGGCGATGCGCAGGACTGCGCGAGGCTGAAATCGCTCATCGTGGAGCAGGCGGATGCGGTCATCCAAAATCTGCGGCCGGGCATCCTCGACAAATTCGGTTTGACCGCCGAAACGCTGCGCGCGGAGAAGCCCGAATTGATCTGGTGCGATATCGGAGCTTTCGGAGCCAAAGGCCCTCTTGCCAACAAGCCGGGCTATGATCCGCTGGCGCAGGCCACCACGGGAATCATGAGCGTGACGGGAGAGGGCGACCGTCCGCCGGTGCGGGTGGGCGTTTCGCTCGTTGACATGGGATCCGGCATGTGGGCCATTATCGGGCTGCTCGCGGGGTTGATCGCACGCATGAACGGCCGTGAAGGGCGAACAGTCTCGACCTCGCTCTACGAGACAGGTCTTGCCTGGATGACCGGGCCGCTCGCAGGCTTTGCCGCGTCCGGAGAGGTGCGCAAACCCCATGGCTCGGGCGCCGCCGAAATCGTGCCCTATCAGGCTTTCCAGGCCAGTGACGGTTGGCTCATGATTGCCGCAGGCAACGACAACCTCTTTCGCAAGCTGTGCGGCGCGCTCGGCCTTGAAGCTCTGAGTGTCGATCCGGCCTTCGTGACGAACGCCGCGCGTGTCGCGAACCGCGACCGGTTGATCCCGCAGATTGAAGTGGCGGCGCTTCGGTACTCTGCCGAGGCCCTTGGCAAGCTTCTGGATGAAGCCGGCGTGCCCAACGCGCCGCTTCTCAGCGTCGATCAGGTCGCGATGCATCCCCAGACCAGCGCGCTCGAGATGACCGTGCGGTGTGTCGGCGACGAGATCGACCTCGTCGGTATACCGCTCGCCTTCGATGGCGCGCGCCCGCGAGCCCGCACGCAAGCTCCGAGACTGGGTGAGCACAACGCAATCCTCCGGACACAAGCGAGCAAGGAGGCGGTCAATGCGAAGTGA
- a CDS encoding branched-chain amino acid ABC transporter ATP-binding protein: MLTVRNLELHYGGIAALRGISIDVQKGETVLLVGANGAGKSSLINAVIGLVASSQGVMSFNGKDITRASCDARARAGIGYSPEGRRVFPTMSVRDNVLSGACRRGAVLQRDAWQWLCGIFPLLSERSEHPAGQLSGGQQQVVAIARAMASSPKLLLLDEPFLGLAPVWIARISEAIRHMQSRGTTILMTEQMARPALKLATRGYVVRGGEIRRSGSIEEIREVALAEEYL, translated from the coding sequence ATGCTGACAGTCCGGAACCTCGAGTTGCACTACGGCGGAATCGCCGCGCTGCGCGGCATATCGATCGACGTGCAGAAGGGCGAGACGGTTCTATTGGTCGGCGCCAACGGAGCCGGCAAGTCGAGCCTCATCAATGCCGTGATCGGTCTCGTCGCCTCCTCGCAAGGTGTTATGAGCTTCAACGGCAAGGACATCACTCGTGCTTCGTGCGATGCTCGCGCCCGGGCCGGGATCGGCTATTCGCCCGAGGGACGTCGCGTGTTTCCCACCATGTCGGTGCGCGACAATGTTCTGAGCGGCGCCTGCAGGCGCGGCGCGGTGCTGCAGCGCGACGCCTGGCAATGGCTCTGCGGCATCTTCCCGCTGCTGAGCGAGCGCTCCGAGCACCCGGCCGGTCAGTTGTCGGGCGGCCAGCAGCAGGTCGTCGCGATCGCCCGGGCGATGGCTTCGTCCCCGAAGCTCCTGCTGCTGGATGAGCCTTTCCTCGGGCTTGCACCGGTCTGGATCGCACGGATCAGCGAGGCCATCCGGCACATGCAGTCGCGGGGCACGACCATCCTGATGACAGAGCAGATGGCACGTCCGGCGCTGAAGCTCGCGACCCGCGGTTACGTCGTACGCGGCGGCGAGATCCGACGCAGCGGCAGTATCGAGGAAATCCGCGAGGTCGCTCTCGCGGAAGAGTACCTCTAA